One genomic segment of Calonectris borealis chromosome 18, bCalBor7.hap1.2, whole genome shotgun sequence includes these proteins:
- the CARD8 gene encoding caspase recruitment domain-containing protein 8 isoform X1: MGSQPVLRMGAAHCHLWRVAGAGGCCTWSQERDFTRPAGQAGTAPAPACFLPAGAGSRASTTPDAGDVAHALRKPLLLPPAGKHAGGEKYSLRVLSPVFPSAGELSRAEPALTTAGKLLLYKGGSSRSDAGDNPRLFQGPHRVPVRAVGRSWSTFQKPCPTWHEPVVPPTCRAHLPGRGIFQCSITGLSFEVKSAVTITYRYATWTRHLSEADQETWMPAGPLFRIEVQPGVVRAVHLPHFICLAEGVNTSLCSVAHFKSGKMTLERPTRLIAFSAVLENPSFSLLGVLWRRLRSTLNSLPMHSLVLIFQQLSAASTTLHLYLIPDDNSVKQAIEKQEMNWNSKLIPKPSPFNPLFFGCVYKVTSTNFVVIMPEAHLPFCYKSPKEQQLFVEIYIREMAEEIGLLMTDIRNGTVVWRASLRSGDISLPAPVSKTFSGAAFMKKHKTELCSRMRQLSTILLHLRDANVINSDEEEEVQGQDTSHRRSRVLLELAEKKGLEAQEQLYQILRMKDPYLIADLEKSS, translated from the exons ATGGGCTCACAGCCAGTCCTGCGGATGGGGGCTGCCCATTGCCACCTGTGGCGGGTGGCAGGAGCTGGTGGGTGCTGCACTTGGTCCCAGGAGAGGGACTTTACCCGGCCGGCAGGCCAGGCAGGCACAGCTCCCGCGCCAGCCTGTTTCctccctgcaggagcagggagcagggccagcactACACCTGACGCTGGGGATGTTGCTCATGCTCTCAGAAAacctctgctcctgcctccagcagGCAAGCACGCTGGAGGGGAGAAGTACAGCTTGCGAGTGCTTTCCCCTGTGTTCCCCTCTGCAGGAGAGCTATCACGGGCTGAACCTGCTCTCACCACTGCCGGGAAACTGCTGCTGTATAAGGGAG GGTCTTCCAGAAGTGACGCCGGAGATAACCCAAGACTTTTTCAAGGACCGCACCGAGTACCGGTAAGAGCTGTTGGGCGAAGCTGGAGCACCTTCCAAAAGCCCTGTCCCACGTGGCATGAGCCTGTCGTTCCTCCCACCTGCAGAGCTCACCTCCCTGGTAGAGGCATCTTCCAGTGCTCCATCACAGGCCTCAGCTTCGAGGTGAAGTCGGCAGTGACCATCACCTACAGATATGCCACCTGGACCAGGCACCTGAGCGAGGCTGACCAGGAAACGTGGATGCCCGCCGGACCCCTCTTCCGCATCGAGGTGCAGCCTGGGGTCGTGCGGGCAGTGCATCTCCCCCACTTCATCTGCCTGGCAG AAGGCGTAAATACCAGCCTGTGCTCTGTTGCCCATTTTAAATCTGGGAAGATGACCCTGGAGAGACCGACCAGACTGATCGCTTTCTCTGCTGTCCTGGAGAATCCCAGCTTCTCACTGCTTGGGGTGCTTTGGAGGAGGTTACGTTCAACCTTAAATTCACTCCCTATGCACTCCTTGGTGCTGATCTTCCAGCAGCTCAGTGCTGCAAGTACAACTCTTCACCTCTACCTGATCCCAGATGACAACTCTGTGAAGCAG GCCattgaaaaacaagaaatgaattGGAATTCAAAGCTTATTCCCAAACCTTCTCCATTCAACCCTCTGTTCTTCGGCTGCGTTTACAAGGTGACCAGTACGAATTTTGTGGTGATAATGCCTGAA GCACACTTGCCATTTTGCTACAAGAGTCCGAAGGAACAGCAGCTCTTTGTCGAGATCTACATCAGGGAAATGGCAGAAGAAATTGGGCTCCTTATGACAGACATACGCAATGGCACCGTGGTCTGGAGGGCATCACTGAGATCAG gtGATATTAGTCTTCCAGCCCCTGTCTCCAAGACCTTCTCAG GTGCAGCCTTCATGAAGAAGCACAAGACCGAGCTTTGCTCTAGGATGAGGCAGCTCTCCACCATTCTGCTACACTTACGGGATGCAAACGTCATCAACAGCGATGAAGAAGAGGAGGTGCAAGGTCAAGATACGAGTCACAGGAGGAGCCGAGTTTTGCTGGAGCTAGCTGAGAAGAAAGGGCTGGAGGCCCAGGAGCAGCTCTACCAGATCCTCCGCATGAAAGACCCATACCTCATTGCAGACCTGGAGAAGTCCAGCTAG
- the CARD8 gene encoding caspase recruitment domain-containing protein 8 isoform X7, which translates to MGSQPVLRMGAAHCHLWRVAGAGGCCTWSQERDFTRPAGQAGTAPAPACFLPAGAGSRASTTPDAGDVAHALRKPLLLPPAGKHAGGEKYSLRVLSPVFPSAGELSRAEPALTTAGKLLLYKGGSSRSDAGDNPRLFQGPHRVPVRAVGRSWSTFQKPCPTWHEPVVPPTCRAHLPGRGIFQCSITGLSFEVKSAVTITYRYATWTRHLSEADQETWMPAGPLFRIEVQPGVVRAVHLPHFICLAEGVNTSLCSVAHFKSGKMTLERPTRLIAFSAVLENPSFSLLGVLWRRLRSTLNSLPMHSLVLIFQQLSAASTTLHLYLIPDDNSVKQAIEKQEMNWNSKLIPKPSPFNPLFFGCVYKVTSTNFVVIMPEAHLPFCYKSPKEQQLFVEIYIREMAEEIGLLMTDIRNGTVVWRASLRSGDISLPAPVSKTFSGQGAGQ; encoded by the exons ATGGGCTCACAGCCAGTCCTGCGGATGGGGGCTGCCCATTGCCACCTGTGGCGGGTGGCAGGAGCTGGTGGGTGCTGCACTTGGTCCCAGGAGAGGGACTTTACCCGGCCGGCAGGCCAGGCAGGCACAGCTCCCGCGCCAGCCTGTTTCctccctgcaggagcagggagcagggccagcactACACCTGACGCTGGGGATGTTGCTCATGCTCTCAGAAAacctctgctcctgcctccagcagGCAAGCACGCTGGAGGGGAGAAGTACAGCTTGCGAGTGCTTTCCCCTGTGTTCCCCTCTGCAGGAGAGCTATCACGGGCTGAACCTGCTCTCACCACTGCCGGGAAACTGCTGCTGTATAAGGGAG GGTCTTCCAGAAGTGACGCCGGAGATAACCCAAGACTTTTTCAAGGACCGCACCGAGTACCGGTAAGAGCTGTTGGGCGAAGCTGGAGCACCTTCCAAAAGCCCTGTCCCACGTGGCATGAGCCTGTCGTTCCTCCCACCTGCAGAGCTCACCTCCCTGGTAGAGGCATCTTCCAGTGCTCCATCACAGGCCTCAGCTTCGAGGTGAAGTCGGCAGTGACCATCACCTACAGATATGCCACCTGGACCAGGCACCTGAGCGAGGCTGACCAGGAAACGTGGATGCCCGCCGGACCCCTCTTCCGCATCGAGGTGCAGCCTGGGGTCGTGCGGGCAGTGCATCTCCCCCACTTCATCTGCCTGGCAG AAGGCGTAAATACCAGCCTGTGCTCTGTTGCCCATTTTAAATCTGGGAAGATGACCCTGGAGAGACCGACCAGACTGATCGCTTTCTCTGCTGTCCTGGAGAATCCCAGCTTCTCACTGCTTGGGGTGCTTTGGAGGAGGTTACGTTCAACCTTAAATTCACTCCCTATGCACTCCTTGGTGCTGATCTTCCAGCAGCTCAGTGCTGCAAGTACAACTCTTCACCTCTACCTGATCCCAGATGACAACTCTGTGAAGCAG GCCattgaaaaacaagaaatgaattGGAATTCAAAGCTTATTCCCAAACCTTCTCCATTCAACCCTCTGTTCTTCGGCTGCGTTTACAAGGTGACCAGTACGAATTTTGTGGTGATAATGCCTGAA GCACACTTGCCATTTTGCTACAAGAGTCCGAAGGAACAGCAGCTCTTTGTCGAGATCTACATCAGGGAAATGGCAGAAGAAATTGGGCTCCTTATGACAGACATACGCAATGGCACCGTGGTCTGGAGGGCATCACTGAGATCAG gtGATATTAGTCTTCCAGCCCCTGTCTCCAAGACCTTCTCAG GGCAGGGGGCAGGACAGTAA
- the CARD8 gene encoding caspase recruitment domain-containing protein 8 isoform X6, which translates to MGSQPVLRMGAAHCHLWRVAGAGGCCTWSQERDFTRPAGQAGTAPAPACFLPAGAGSRASTTPDAGDVAHALRKPLLLPPAGKHAGGEKYSLRVLSPVFPSAGELSRAEPALTTAGKLLLYKGGSSRSDAGDNPRLFQGPHRVPVRAVGRSWSTFQKPCPTWHEPVVPPTCRAHLPGRGIFQCSITGLSFEVKSAVTITYRYATWTRHLSEADQETWMPAGPLFRIEVQPGVVRAVHLPHFICLAEGVNTSLCSVAHFKSGKMTLERPTRLIAFSAVLENPSFSLLGVLWRRLRSTLNSLPMHSLVLIFQQLSAASTTLHLYLIPDDNSVKQAIEKQEMNWNSKLIPKPSPFNPLFFGCVYKVTSTNFVVIMPEAHLPFCYKSPKEQQLFVEIYIREMAEEIGLLMTDIRNGTVVWRASLRSGDISLPAPVSKTFSVLQVLSQPSFSTTLHHYLLHLVLLLKGQIQEDTQAATG; encoded by the exons ATGGGCTCACAGCCAGTCCTGCGGATGGGGGCTGCCCATTGCCACCTGTGGCGGGTGGCAGGAGCTGGTGGGTGCTGCACTTGGTCCCAGGAGAGGGACTTTACCCGGCCGGCAGGCCAGGCAGGCACAGCTCCCGCGCCAGCCTGTTTCctccctgcaggagcagggagcagggccagcactACACCTGACGCTGGGGATGTTGCTCATGCTCTCAGAAAacctctgctcctgcctccagcagGCAAGCACGCTGGAGGGGAGAAGTACAGCTTGCGAGTGCTTTCCCCTGTGTTCCCCTCTGCAGGAGAGCTATCACGGGCTGAACCTGCTCTCACCACTGCCGGGAAACTGCTGCTGTATAAGGGAG GGTCTTCCAGAAGTGACGCCGGAGATAACCCAAGACTTTTTCAAGGACCGCACCGAGTACCGGTAAGAGCTGTTGGGCGAAGCTGGAGCACCTTCCAAAAGCCCTGTCCCACGTGGCATGAGCCTGTCGTTCCTCCCACCTGCAGAGCTCACCTCCCTGGTAGAGGCATCTTCCAGTGCTCCATCACAGGCCTCAGCTTCGAGGTGAAGTCGGCAGTGACCATCACCTACAGATATGCCACCTGGACCAGGCACCTGAGCGAGGCTGACCAGGAAACGTGGATGCCCGCCGGACCCCTCTTCCGCATCGAGGTGCAGCCTGGGGTCGTGCGGGCAGTGCATCTCCCCCACTTCATCTGCCTGGCAG AAGGCGTAAATACCAGCCTGTGCTCTGTTGCCCATTTTAAATCTGGGAAGATGACCCTGGAGAGACCGACCAGACTGATCGCTTTCTCTGCTGTCCTGGAGAATCCCAGCTTCTCACTGCTTGGGGTGCTTTGGAGGAGGTTACGTTCAACCTTAAATTCACTCCCTATGCACTCCTTGGTGCTGATCTTCCAGCAGCTCAGTGCTGCAAGTACAACTCTTCACCTCTACCTGATCCCAGATGACAACTCTGTGAAGCAG GCCattgaaaaacaagaaatgaattGGAATTCAAAGCTTATTCCCAAACCTTCTCCATTCAACCCTCTGTTCTTCGGCTGCGTTTACAAGGTGACCAGTACGAATTTTGTGGTGATAATGCCTGAA GCACACTTGCCATTTTGCTACAAGAGTCCGAAGGAACAGCAGCTCTTTGTCGAGATCTACATCAGGGAAATGGCAGAAGAAATTGGGCTCCTTATGACAGACATACGCAATGGCACCGTGGTCTGGAGGGCATCACTGAGATCAG gtGATATTAGTCTTCCAGCCCCTGTCTCCAAGACCTTCTCAG TTCTGCAGGTATTATCACAGCCTAGTTTCTCCACAACACTTCATCATTACCTCTTGCATCTCGTCTTACTACTGAAAGGCCAGATCCAAGAGGACACCCAGGCAGCTACAGGTTGA